A region from the Citrobacter koseri ATCC BAA-895 genome encodes:
- the yjfF gene encoding galactofuranose ABC transporter, permease protein YjfF — protein MIKRNLPLMITLGVFVLGYLYCLTQFPGFASTRVICNILTDNAFLGIIAVGMTFVILSGGIDLSVGSVIAFTGVFLAKAIGYWGISPLLAFPLVLAMGCAFGAFMGLLIDALKIPAFIITLAGMFFLRGVSYLVSEESIPINHPIYDTLSSLAWKIPGGGRLSAMGLLMLAVVVIGIFLAHRTRFGNQVYAIGGNAASANLMGISTRSTTIRIYMLSTGLATLAGIVFSIYTQAGYALAGVGVELDAIASVVIGGTLLSGGVGTVLGTLFGVAIQGLIQTYINFDGTLSSWWTKIAIGILLFIFIALQRGLTVLWENRQSSPVTRVNTAATPK, from the coding sequence GTGATAAAACGTAACTTACCGTTGATGATCACCCTCGGGGTTTTTGTGCTGGGCTATCTCTATTGCCTGACGCAGTTCCCCGGTTTCGCCTCAACCCGGGTTATCTGCAATATCCTGACCGATAACGCTTTCCTCGGGATTATCGCGGTTGGCATGACCTTCGTGATCCTCTCCGGCGGCATCGATCTGTCCGTGGGATCGGTGATCGCGTTTACCGGCGTTTTTCTGGCGAAGGCCATTGGCTACTGGGGGATCTCGCCGCTGCTGGCCTTCCCGCTGGTACTGGCGATGGGCTGTGCGTTCGGGGCATTTATGGGGCTGCTGATTGATGCGCTGAAGATTCCGGCGTTTATCATTACGCTGGCGGGGATGTTCTTCCTGCGTGGCGTCAGTTATCTGGTGTCTGAGGAGTCGATTCCGATTAACCACCCGATTTACGATACGCTCTCCAGCCTGGCGTGGAAAATCCCCGGCGGCGGGCGTCTGAGCGCAATGGGGCTGCTGATGCTGGCGGTGGTGGTGATCGGCATTTTCCTCGCGCACCGTACGCGGTTTGGTAATCAGGTTTACGCCATTGGCGGAAATGCGGCGTCGGCGAACCTGATGGGGATTTCGACGCGCAGCACCACCATCCGTATTTATATGCTCTCTACCGGGCTTGCGACGCTGGCGGGTATTGTTTTCTCCATTTATACCCAGGCCGGTTATGCGCTGGCGGGCGTTGGCGTTGAGCTGGATGCCATCGCATCGGTGGTGATTGGCGGTACGTTGCTGAGCGGAGGCGTGGGGACGGTGTTAGGTACGCTGTTCGGCGTGGCGATCCAGGGGCTGATCCAGACCTATATTAACTTCGATGGCACGCTGAGTTCCTGGTGGACGAAGATCGCTATCGGGATTTTGTTGTTTATTTTTATTGCCTTGCAGCGTGGTCTGACGGTGCTGTGGGAGAACCGCCAGAGTTCTCCGGTTACGCGTGTCAACACGGCCGCAACACCGAAGTAA
- the ytfT gene encoding galactofuranose ABC transporter, ATP-binding protein YtfT, with amino-acid sequence MPQSLPQTTPPKRRFRWPTGMPQIVALLLVLLVDSLVAPHFWQVILQDGRLFGSPIDILNRAAPVALLAIGMTLVIATGGIDLSVGAVMAIAGATTAAMTVAGHSLPVVLLAALGTGVLAGLWNGILVAILKIQPFVATLILMVAGRGVAQLITSGQIVTFNSPNLSWFGSGSLLLFPTPVIIALLTLVVFWLLTRKTALGMFIEAVGINIRAAKNAGVNTRIIVMLTYVLSGLCAAIAGIIITADIRGADANNAGLWLELDAILAVVIGGGSLMGGRFNLLLSVVGALIIQGMNTGILLSGFPPEMNQVVKAIVVLCVLIVQSQRFISLIKGVRGRDKT; translated from the coding sequence ATGCCTCAGTCTCTCCCGCAAACCACACCGCCGAAGCGACGTTTTCGCTGGCCGACAGGTATGCCGCAGATCGTGGCATTGCTGCTGGTGCTGTTGGTGGACAGCCTGGTGGCGCCGCATTTCTGGCAGGTGATTTTGCAGGACGGTCGCCTGTTCGGCAGCCCGATTGACATTCTTAACCGCGCGGCTCCCGTTGCGCTGCTGGCGATTGGGATGACGCTGGTGATCGCCACTGGCGGTATCGATCTCTCCGTCGGGGCGGTAATGGCGATTGCCGGGGCGACTACTGCCGCCATGACGGTGGCCGGGCACAGCTTACCGGTGGTGCTGCTCGCGGCGCTGGGAACAGGCGTACTGGCGGGCTTGTGGAATGGCATTCTGGTGGCGATCCTTAAAATTCAGCCGTTTGTCGCCACGCTCATTCTGATGGTGGCCGGACGTGGCGTGGCGCAACTCATCACCTCCGGGCAGATCGTCACCTTTAACTCACCCAACTTATCGTGGTTCGGCAGCGGTTCGCTGTTGCTGTTTCCGACGCCCGTGATTATCGCGCTGCTTACCCTGGTGGTGTTCTGGCTGCTGACACGTAAAACGGCGCTGGGGATGTTCATTGAAGCGGTGGGGATCAACATTCGGGCGGCGAAAAATGCCGGGGTGAACACCCGCATTATCGTCATGCTCACCTATGTTCTGAGCGGCCTGTGCGCGGCGATTGCGGGCATTATCATCACGGCGGATATTCGCGGCGCGGACGCCAACAACGCCGGACTCTGGCTGGAGCTGGACGCCATTCTGGCCGTGGTTATTGGCGGCGGCTCGCTGATGGGCGGGCGCTTTAACCTGCTGCTGTCGGTCGTGGGCGCATTGATTATCCAGGGGATGAATACCGGCATCCTGCTGTCAGGCTTTCCGCCGGAGATGAACCAGGTCGTCAAAGCCATCGTGGTGTTATGCGTGCTGATTGTGCAGTCGCAGCGCTTTATCAGTCTGATAAAAGGAGTGCGTGGTCGTGATAAAACGTAA
- the ytfR gene encoding galactofuranose ABC transporter, ATP-binding protein YtfR, with amino-acid sequence MTIDQNQEILRTEGLSKFFPGVKALDNVDFSLRRGEIMALLGENGAGKSTLIKALTGVYHADRGTIWLEGQAISPKNTAHAQQLGIGTVYQEVNLLPNMSVADNLFIGREPRRFGLLRRKEMEKRATELMASYGFSLDVREPLNRFSVAMQQIVAICRAIDLSAKVLILDEPTASLDTQEVEMLFGLMRHLRDRGVSLIFVTHFLDQVYQVSDRITVLRNGSFVGCRETRELPQIELVKMMLGRELETHALRRAGRTLLSDKPVAAFKDYGRKGTISPFSLEVRPGEIVGLAGLLGSGRTETAEVIFGIKPADSGSAMIKGKPQTLRSPHQASCLGIGFCPEDRKTDGIIAAASVRENIILALQAQRGWLRPISRREQQEIAERFIRQLGIRTPSAEQPIEFLSGGNQQKVLLSRWLLTKPQFLILDEPTRGIDVGAHAEIIRLIETLCADGLALLVISSELEELVGYADRVIIMRDRKQVAEIPLAELSVPAIMNAIAA; translated from the coding sequence ATGACCATCGACCAAAATCAGGAAATCCTCCGTACCGAGGGACTCAGTAAATTCTTTCCCGGCGTTAAGGCGCTGGATAACGTCGATTTTAGCCTGCGCCGGGGCGAAATCATGGCGCTGCTCGGGGAAAACGGGGCGGGAAAATCAACGCTGATTAAAGCATTAACCGGCGTATACCATGCCGATCGCGGCACAATCTGGCTGGAAGGCCAGGCGATTTCACCGAAGAATACCGCGCATGCCCAGCAACTGGGGATCGGAACCGTCTACCAGGAGGTTAACCTTCTGCCCAATATGTCGGTGGCGGATAACCTGTTTATCGGTCGTGAGCCCCGGCGTTTTGGCCTGCTACGGCGCAAAGAAATGGAGAAACGCGCTACAGAATTGATGGCCTCTTACGGCTTTTCGCTGGATGTGCGTGAGCCGCTCAACCGCTTTTCCGTTGCAATGCAGCAGATTGTCGCTATCTGCCGGGCCATCGATCTCTCCGCGAAAGTCCTGATCCTCGACGAACCCACCGCCAGCCTCGACACCCAGGAAGTTGAGATGCTGTTTGGCCTGATGCGCCATCTGCGCGATCGCGGCGTCAGCCTGATCTTTGTTACGCACTTTCTCGATCAGGTTTATCAGGTGAGCGATCGGATCACCGTGTTACGCAACGGCAGCTTTGTCGGCTGCCGCGAAACCCGTGAGCTTCCACAGATCGAACTGGTGAAAATGATGCTGGGGCGCGAACTGGAGACCCATGCGCTACGGCGGGCGGGGCGCACCTTGCTGAGCGATAAACCGGTGGCTGCCTTTAAAGATTACGGCAGGAAAGGCACCATCTCGCCGTTCAGCCTGGAAGTCCGCCCCGGCGAGATCGTCGGTCTGGCAGGGCTGTTGGGATCGGGGCGTACCGAAACCGCAGAGGTGATCTTCGGCATTAAACCGGCCGACAGCGGCAGTGCGATGATCAAAGGTAAGCCGCAAACCCTGCGATCGCCGCATCAGGCTTCGTGCCTTGGGATTGGCTTTTGCCCGGAAGACAGGAAAACGGACGGCATTATTGCCGCCGCATCGGTACGGGAAAATATCATTCTGGCGCTACAGGCGCAGCGAGGCTGGCTGCGGCCGATTTCCCGCAGAGAACAGCAGGAGATTGCCGAGCGTTTTATCCGCCAGTTGGGTATTCGTACCCCCAGTGCGGAACAGCCGATTGAATTTCTCTCCGGCGGCAATCAGCAAAAAGTGTTGCTGTCGCGCTGGTTGCTGACCAAACCGCAGTTCCTGATCCTGGATGAACCGACACGCGGCATCGACGTTGGGGCGCATGCGGAGATCATCCGCCTGATCGAAACGCTGTGTGCGGACGGGCTGGCGCTGCTGGTCATCTCCTCTGAACTGGAGGAACTGGTGGGCTATGCCGATCGGGTGATCATCATGCGCGATCGTAAACAGGTGGCGGAGATCCCGCTGGCGGAACTGTCCGTTCCGGCGATCATGAACGCCATTGCGGCGTAA
- the ytfQ gene encoding galactofuranose ABC transporter substrate-binding protein YtfQ has protein sequence MWKRLLLVTAVSAAMSSMAMAAPLTVGFSQVGSESGWRAAETNVAKSEAEKRGITLKIADGQQKQENQIKAVRSFVAQGVDAIFIAPVVATGWEPVLKEAKDAEIPVFLLDRSIDVKDKSLYMTTVTADNVLEGRLIGDWLVKEVDGKPCNVVELQGTVGASVAIDRKKGFAEAIAKAPNIKIIRSQSGDFTRSKGKEVMESFIKAENNGKNICMVYAHNDDMVIGAIQAIKEAGLKPGKDILTGSIDGVPDIYKAMIDGEANASVELTPNMAGPAFDALEKYKKDGTMPEKLTITKSTLYLPDTAKEELEKKKNMGY, from the coding sequence ATGTGGAAGCGCTTACTTTTAGTCACAGCAGTTTCGGCAGCCATGTCGTCTATGGCAATGGCCGCCCCTTTAACCGTAGGATTTTCGCAGGTCGGCTCTGAGTCCGGCTGGCGCGCCGCCGAAACCAACGTGGCGAAGAGCGAGGCCGAAAAACGCGGCATCACGCTGAAAATTGCCGACGGTCAGCAAAAACAGGAAAACCAGATTAAAGCTGTACGCTCATTTGTCGCTCAGGGCGTGGACGCCATCTTTATTGCGCCAGTGGTCGCGACAGGCTGGGAACCGGTCTTAAAAGAAGCCAAAGATGCGGAAATTCCGGTCTTTCTGCTCGACCGCTCCATTGATGTTAAAGACAAATCGCTCTATATGACCACCGTCACCGCCGACAACGTGCTGGAAGGCAGATTGATCGGCGACTGGCTGGTAAAAGAGGTGGATGGCAAGCCGTGTAACGTTGTTGAGCTGCAAGGCACCGTTGGGGCCAGCGTGGCGATCGACCGTAAGAAAGGGTTTGCCGAAGCCATCGCCAAAGCGCCAAACATCAAAATCATCCGCTCTCAGTCTGGCGACTTTACCCGTAGTAAAGGGAAAGAGGTGATGGAGAGCTTTATCAAAGCGGAAAACAACGGCAAAAACATCTGCATGGTTTACGCCCATAACGACGACATGGTGATCGGCGCGATCCAGGCGATTAAAGAAGCGGGCCTGAAGCCGGGCAAAGATATTCTGACGGGCTCTATCGACGGCGTGCCGGATATCTATAAAGCGATGATTGATGGCGAAGCCAATGCCAGCGTTGAACTGACGCCGAACATGGCCGGGCCCGCTTTCGATGCGCTGGAGAAATACAAAAAAGACGGCACGATGCCTGAGAAGCTGACCATCACCAAATCGACGCTGTACCTGCCTGACACCGCAAAAGAAGAGTTAGAGAAGAAGAAAAACATGGGCTACTGA
- the ppa gene encoding inorganic diphosphatase — translation MSLLNVPAGKDLPEDIYVVIEIPANADPIKYEVDKESGALFVDRFMSTAMFYPCNYGYINNTLSLDGDPVDVLVPTPYPLQPGAVIRCRPVGVLKMTDESGEDAKLVAVPHTKLSKEYDHINDVNDLPELLKAQITHFFEHYKDLEKGKWVKVDGWDNAEAAKAEIVASFERAAKK, via the coding sequence ATGAGCTTACTCAACGTCCCTGCGGGTAAAGATCTGCCGGAAGATATCTACGTTGTTATTGAGATCCCGGCTAACGCAGATCCGATCAAATACGAAGTTGACAAAGAGAGCGGCGCACTGTTCGTTGACCGCTTCATGTCCACCGCGATGTTCTATCCGTGCAACTACGGCTACATCAACAACACCCTGTCTCTGGATGGCGATCCGGTAGACGTTCTGGTTCCGACGCCGTATCCGCTGCAACCGGGTGCTGTGATCCGTTGCCGTCCGGTTGGCGTTCTGAAAATGACCGACGAATCCGGTGAAGATGCGAAGCTGGTTGCCGTACCGCACACCAAACTGAGCAAAGAATACGATCACATCAACGACGTGAACGACCTGCCGGAACTGCTGAAAGCGCAGATCACGCACTTCTTCGAGCACTACAAAGACCTCGAAAAAGGCAAATGGGTGAAAGTTGACGGCTGGGACAACGCTGAAGCGGCTAAAGCTGAGATCGTTGCTTCCTTCGAGCGCGCAGCGAAGAAATAA
- a CDS encoding DUF4926 domain-containing protein, whose amino-acid sequence MKLSLLDVVFLNVDLPAVGLTKGQIGAVIDVYHSPSLAYEVEFCDEEGKTIVSLALSPEQLTKDLS is encoded by the coding sequence ATGAAACTATCACTTCTGGATGTTGTGTTCCTGAATGTTGATTTACCTGCCGTTGGTTTAACGAAAGGTCAGATCGGTGCGGTTATTGATGTGTATCACTCACCATCGTTAGCTTATGAGGTTGAGTTTTGTGATGAAGAAGGAAAGACTATCGTATCTCTGGCTTTATCACCGGAGCAACTGACCAAAGATTTATCATAG
- the tssD gene encoding type VI secretion system tube protein TssD: MSDIVYLKLIGEQQGDISDGCGTTDSVGNRWQRNHVNEIFVFSLSSGVTNTGKGANLQSLTFSKQIDKSSPLLANAINNNENLFLAFWFYRINRYGQWEKYYYIQLRGASISRIQLRIIKDEIDTETISVDYDYILSKHLISNTECSYLALPAEYNKLFVPTPKAQTHTLNSAGVGRLLAAGGIYNGNVDGFHQTAELLGGDAPVGYNQVMNDQTRGLLIAGASIAAGLGIVRLSTVNGPGEISNYSMVPSLESPYLKGFTSEAGTLLNAKHAVIDPKKIASYALNSDHPVGGNKARVFESALGYNPSNAGVLVSRVRQGVLSNPAELGLYDSFGQRLSVDVPIIGVNGETAIVRTGWIYETDSLVPRMTTLYVK; this comes from the coding sequence ATGAGTGATATTGTTTATCTTAAACTCATTGGTGAGCAACAAGGTGATATTTCTGATGGATGTGGCACAACTGATTCAGTCGGTAATCGTTGGCAACGAAACCATGTGAATGAAATATTTGTATTTTCTTTGAGTTCGGGGGTAACGAATACAGGTAAAGGTGCGAATCTACAGAGCTTAACATTCAGCAAGCAAATAGACAAAAGTTCACCGCTGTTAGCTAATGCGATTAATAATAATGAAAACCTGTTTCTGGCGTTTTGGTTTTACCGCATAAATAGATATGGTCAATGGGAGAAGTATTATTATATTCAGCTCAGAGGTGCTTCAATATCAAGGATTCAGCTTCGCATTATAAAAGACGAGATAGATACAGAAACAATATCTGTTGATTATGATTATATTCTCAGTAAACATCTGATAAGCAATACCGAGTGTAGTTATCTTGCCCTGCCAGCGGAATACAATAAGCTGTTTGTTCCAACGCCGAAAGCCCAGACTCATACTCTTAACAGCGCTGGCGTAGGGCGACTGCTGGCGGCTGGGGGGATTTATAATGGTAATGTCGATGGGTTTCATCAGACTGCTGAATTGCTCGGTGGTGATGCTCCTGTTGGTTATAACCAGGTAATGAACGATCAGACCAGGGGATTGCTGATTGCTGGTGCTTCAATTGCCGCCGGGTTAGGGATTGTTAGGTTGAGCACTGTAAATGGGCCAGGCGAAATATCGAATTATAGTATGGTCCCGTCCCTTGAATCCCCCTATTTAAAAGGATTCACATCTGAGGCTGGAACATTACTCAATGCCAAACATGCAGTTATCGATCCTAAAAAAATAGCTTCTTATGCTCTAAATTCTGATCATCCGGTTGGGGGAAATAAAGCGCGAGTTTTCGAATCAGCTTTGGGTTATAACCCATCTAATGCAGGGGTCTTAGTTTCCAGAGTTCGGCAGGGAGTCCTGTCTAACCCTGCTGAATTAGGGCTATATGACAGTTTCGGTCAAAGACTGTCCGTCGATGTACCGATTATCGGTGTGAACGGAGAAACTGCGATAGTACGTACTGGTTGGATATATGAGACTGATTCGTTAGTACCTCGCATGACAACCCTCTATGTAAAATAG
- a CDS encoding gamma-glutamylcyclotransferase family protein, whose translation MRIFVYGSLRRKQGNSHWMTNAQLLGDYSIDNYQLYSLGHYPGAVPGNGSVHGEVYRIDNATLAELDALRTRGGEYARQLIQTPYGSAWMYVYQRPVEGLTLIESGNWLDRDQC comes from the coding sequence ATGCGAATATTTGTTTACGGCAGTTTACGACGCAAACAGGGCAACAGCCACTGGATGACCAACGCCCAGTTGCTGGGCGATTACAGTATCGATAACTACCAGTTGTATAGCCTGGGCCACTATCCAGGCGCAGTTCCGGGAAACGGATCGGTACACGGTGAAGTTTATCGTATTGATAACGCCACGCTGGCCGAACTTGATGCCTTGCGCACCAGGGGCGGCGAATATGCACGCCAGTTAATCCAGACACCGTACGGAAGCGCATGGATGTATGTGTACCAACGTCCGGTCGAAGGGTTAACGCTGATTGAAAGCGGTAACTGGTTAGACAGAGACCAGTGCTGA
- the tamB gene encoding autotransporter assembly complex protein TamB, translated as MSLWKKISLGVLIFILLLLGTVAFLVGTTTGLHLVFNAANRWVPGLEIGQVTGGWRDLSLKNIRYDQPGVAVNAGEIHLAVKLGCLWDSSLCVNDLSLKDINVAIDSKKMPPSEPVEEEEDSGPLNLSTPYPITLSRVALSNINLKIDDTTVSVMDFTSGLNWQEKTLTLKPTSLQGLLIALPKVAEVAQEEVVEPKIDHPQPDEKPLGETLKDLFSKPVLPEMADVHLPLNLNIEEFKGEQLRVTGDTDLTVRNMLLKVSSIDGNMKLDALDIDANQGTVNATGTAQLTNSWPVDITLNSTLNIDPLKGEKVKLKVGGALREQLEIGVNLSGPVDMDLRAQTRLAEAGLPLNVEVASRQVYWPFTGDKQFQADDIKLKLTGKMTDYTLSMRTAVKGQDIPPATITLDAKGNEQQINLDKLTVAALEGKTELKALVDWQQAISWRGELTLDGINTAKEIPDWPSTLNGLIKTRGSLYGGSWQMDVPELKLTGNVKQNKVNVNGSLKGNSYMQWVIPGLHLELGRNSADVKGELGIKDLNLDATIDAPNLDNALPGLGGTAKGLVKVRGTVDAPQLLADINARGLRWQELSVAQVRVEGDIKSTDQIAGNLDVRVERITQPDVNINLVTLNAKGSEKQHELQLRIQGEPVSGQLALAGSFDRKEARWKGTLSNTRFQTPVGPWSLTRAIALDYRNQEQKISIGPHCWTNPNAELCVPQTIDAGAEGRAVVNLNRFDLAMLKPFMPDATQASGVFSGKADVAWDTTKEGLPQGQVTLSGRNVKVTQRVNDAPLPVAFDTLNLNADLHNNRAQLGWMIRLTNNGQFDGQVQITDPQGRRNIGGNINIRNFNLAMVNPVFSRGEKAAGMLNANLRLGGDVQSPQMFGQLQLSGLDVDGNFMPFDMQPSQLAMNFNGTRSTLQGVVRTQQGQINLSGDADWSQIDNWRARVAAKGSRVRITVPPMVRLDVSPDVVFEATPSLFTLDGRVDVPWARIVVHELPESAVGVSSDEVMLNNDLQPENPQSASIPINSNLIVHVGNNVRMDAFGLKARLTGDLKVAQDKQGLGLNGQINIPDGRFHAYGQDLIVRKGELLFSGPPDQPLLNIEAIRNPESTENDVIAGVRVTGTADEPKAEIFSDPAMSQQEALSYLLRGQGLESDQSDSAAMTSMLVGLGVAQSGQVVGKIGETFGVSNLALDTQGVGDSSQVVVSGYVLPGLQVKYGVGIFDSLATLTLRYRLMPKLYLEAVSGVDQALDLLYQFEF; from the coding sequence ATGAGTTTATGGAAGAAAATAAGCCTCGGCGTACTGATTTTTATTCTGCTGCTGCTGGGAACCGTGGCGTTCCTGGTGGGTACCACGACGGGGCTGCATCTGGTCTTTAACGCGGCGAACCGCTGGGTGCCGGGGCTGGAGATCGGTCAGGTAACTGGCGGCTGGCGTGACCTGTCGCTGAAAAATATTCGTTACGATCAGCCCGGCGTGGCGGTGAATGCCGGTGAAATCCACCTGGCGGTGAAACTCGGCTGTCTGTGGGACAGCAGCCTGTGTGTTAACGATCTGTCGTTGAAGGACATCAACGTCGCCATCGACAGCAAAAAAATGCCGCCTTCCGAACCGGTGGAGGAAGAAGAGGACAGCGGGCCGCTGAATCTTTCCACGCCGTATCCCATCACGCTTTCGCGCGTGGCGCTCAGCAATATCAATCTCAAAATTGATGATACGACCGTCTCGGTGATGGATTTCACCTCCGGCCTTAACTGGCAGGAGAAAACCCTGACTCTGAAGCCCACTTCGCTACAGGGACTGCTAATCGCGTTGCCAAAAGTGGCGGAAGTGGCGCAGGAAGAGGTGGTTGAACCGAAGATTGACCATCCCCAACCGGATGAAAAGCCGCTTGGCGAGACGCTGAAGGATCTGTTCTCAAAGCCCGTGTTGCCGGAGATGGCCGATGTGCATCTGCCGCTCAACCTTAATATTGAGGAGTTTAAGGGCGAACAGCTGCGCGTGACGGGCGATACTGACCTGACGGTGCGCAACATGCTGCTGAAAGTCAGCAGCATCGACGGCAATATGAAACTGGATGCGCTGGATATCGACGCCAACCAGGGCACCGTCAATGCGACCGGAACGGCGCAGTTGACCAACTCGTGGCCGGTGGATATCACCCTCAACAGCACGCTGAATATCGATCCGCTGAAAGGCGAAAAGGTGAAGCTGAAGGTAGGCGGCGCGCTGCGTGAACAGCTGGAGATCGGCGTTAACCTCTCCGGGCCGGTGGATATGGATCTGCGCGCCCAGACGCGCCTCGCCGAGGCCGGGTTGCCGCTGAACGTTGAAGTGGCAAGCCGCCAGGTTTACTGGCCGTTTACCGGCGACAAGCAGTTCCAGGCCGACGATATCAAACTCAAACTTACCGGCAAGATGACCGACTACACGTTGTCGATGCGCACGGCGGTGAAGGGGCAGGACATTCCGCCCGCCACCATTACCCTGGATGCGAAAGGCAACGAACAGCAGATCAATCTCGATAAGCTCACCGTGGCGGCGCTGGAAGGGAAAACCGAGCTGAAAGCGCTGGTTGACTGGCAGCAGGCGATCAGCTGGCGCGGCGAACTGACGCTGGACGGCATCAACACGGCGAAAGAGATCCCGGACTGGCCTTCTACGCTCAACGGCCTGATCAAAACCCGGGGAAGCCTCTATGGCGGCAGCTGGCAGATGGATGTGCCTGAGCTGAAACTGACCGGTAACGTGAAGCAGAACAAGGTCAATGTTAACGGCTCTCTGAAGGGGAACAGCTACATGCAGTGGGTCATTCCGGGTCTGCATCTGGAGCTGGGACGCAATAGCGCCGATGTGAAAGGCGAGCTGGGCATTAAGGATCTCAATCTCGACGCCACGATTGATGCGCCGAATCTGGATAACGCGCTGCCGGGGCTGGGCGGTACCGCCAAAGGGCTGGTGAAGGTTCGTGGTACGGTCGATGCGCCGCAGCTGCTGGCGGATATCAACGCGCGCGGACTACGCTGGCAGGAGCTGTCGGTGGCGCAGGTGCGTGTGGAGGGGGACATCAAATCCACCGACCAGATCGCCGGGAATCTTGACGTTCGCGTTGAGCGGATTACGCAGCCGGACGTCAATATCAACCTCGTCACCCTGAATGCCAAAGGCAGCGAAAAGCAGCATGAACTGCAACTGCGGATTCAGGGCGAGCCGGTCTCCGGGCAGCTTGCGCTTGCGGGCAGTTTTGACCGTAAAGAAGCGCGCTGGAAAGGCACGCTCAGCAATACGCGCTTCCAGACGCCGGTGGGGCCGTGGTCGCTGACGCGCGCCATTGCGCTGGATTACCGTAATCAGGAACAGAAAATCAGCATCGGGCCGCACTGCTGGACGAACCCGAATGCGGAGCTGTGCGTACCGCAAACGATCGATGCCGGGGCAGAAGGACGGGCGGTAGTGAATCTCAACCGTTTCGATCTGGCGATGCTGAAGCCGTTTATGCCGGATGCCACGCAGGCCAGCGGCGTCTTTAGCGGGAAAGCGGATGTCGCGTGGGACACCACCAAAGAGGGGCTGCCGCAAGGGCAGGTCACGCTGTCGGGTCGTAACGTGAAGGTAACGCAACGGGTCAATGACGCGCCGTTACCGGTGGCTTTCGACACGCTGAACCTGAATGCCGATCTGCACAATAACCGGGCGCAATTAGGCTGGATGATCCGTCTGACCAATAACGGCCAGTTCGACGGGCAGGTACAGATAACCGACCCGCAAGGGCGGCGTAATATTGGCGGTAACATCAATATCCGCAACTTCAACCTGGCGATGGTCAACCCTGTCTTCTCGCGTGGCGAAAAAGCGGCGGGCATGTTGAACGCAAACCTGCGTCTGGGGGGCGACGTGCAAAGCCCACAGATGTTTGGTCAGCTACAGCTGAGCGGCCTGGATGTGGATGGCAACTTTATGCCGTTTGATATGCAGCCAAGCCAGCTGGCGATGAATTTCAACGGTACGCGCTCAACTCTGCAAGGTGTGGTGCGCACGCAGCAGGGGCAAATTAATCTGAGCGGCGACGCTGACTGGAGCCAGATAGATAACTGGCGCGCCCGCGTGGCGGCGAAAGGCAGTCGCGTGCGTATCACCGTGCCGCCGATGGTGCGGCTGGATGTTTCCCCGGATGTGGTCTTTGAGGCGACGCCGAGCCTGTTCACGCTGGATGGACGCGTGGATGTGCCGTGGGCGCGTATCGTGGTGCATGAACTGCCGGAAAGCGCGGTAGGCGTCTCCAGTGATGAAGTCATGCTCAATAACGATCTACAGCCTGAAAATCCGCAGAGCGCGTCGATTCCGATCAACAGCAACCTGATTGTCCACGTAGGGAACAACGTCCGCATGGATGCCTTTGGCCTGAAAGCGCGTCTGACCGGCGACCTGAAAGTTGCGCAGGACAAACAGGGACTGGGGCTTAACGGGCAGATCAATATTCCTGACGGGCGCTTCCATGCGTATGGTCAGGATCTGATCGTGCGTAAGGGGGAACTGCTGTTCTCTGGCCCGCCGGATCAGCCACTGCTCAACATCGAGGCGATTCGTAATCCTGAATCGACGGAGAACGACGTCATTGCCGGGGTGCGCGTGACCGGCACTGCGGATGAGCCGAAAGCGGAAATCTTCTCCGACCCGGCGATGTCCCAGCAGGAGGCGCTGTCTTACCTGCTGCGCGGCCAGGGGCTGGAGAGCGATCAGAGCGACAGTGCGGCGATGACCTCAATGCTTGTTGGTCTGGGGGTTGCACAAAGTGGTCAGGTTGTGGGTAAAATCGGGGAGACATTTGGCGTAAGCAATCTGGCGCTGGACACGCAAGGGGTGGGCGACTCATCCCAGGTTGTGGTCAGCGGATATGTGCTGCCAGGTCTGCAAGTGAAATATGGTGTGGGTATATTTGACTCTTTGGCGACGCTCACGTTACGTTATCGCCTGATGCCTAAGCTATATCTGGAAGCAGTGTCTGGCGTAGATCAGGCACTTGATTTGCTCTATCAGTTCGAGTTTTAG